A region of the Bacillota bacterium genome:
CCGGGGAAAGGGGGAACCCCTCATGGAGATCCAGGTGCAGAAGCTCCATCTCTTCCGGGAGCAGGAGGGCCATGCCCGGGCCATCTGCGACGTGGTCCTGGGCGGCGCGTGGGCCCTCCACGGCGTGCGCGTGATGGAGGGCGAAAAGGGGCCCTTCGTCGCGCTTCCCGCCCGGCCGGAGTCCGACGGGAGCTACCGCGAGTACGCCCACCCCGTCACCGCCGAGGCCCGCGAGGCGCTCTCCAAGGCCGTCTTGGGCGCCTACGAGAAGGCGCGCGCCCGCGCCCACGAGCGCGAGGCGGCGGGGGCGCTGGAGCGCTAGGCCGTGTGGAGCCGGGAGGGCTTTGAGCGCGCGTGGGCGCTCGCCGACGAGCTGGAGCGCGTCCTCCGCTCGGGGCCTCCCGGCCCCCTGGACGCGCTCCTCCGGCTCCGGCGGGAGCTGGTCGTGAGCCTTGAGGAGGTGACCGAGGGTGGACGCTCTGAGGGCGTGGGGCGAGATGCTGCTTCCGCTCGCCGCGCTGGGGCTCGTCTTCCTCGCTGACGCGGGCGTGCTCTGGCTCATCCGCAGGAAGTGGCCGGGGATCGAGGACCGGAGCTTCCGGGGCGCCCTGCGCGCGCTCTGGCGGGTGGGCCTCGGCCAGGCGAAGTGGATGCTCCTCGCCCTGGGAGTGGTGGTGGGCCTGGCGGCGGGGCCCCTCGGGTGGGCAGGGCTCTTCTTCGCCTGGCGCGGGCGTCAGCGGAGGAAGGAGATGCGCGAGGTGCGGGCGCTCCGCGAGGAGCTCGCCCGGCAGAAGGGGGTTGATCCGTCATGACCATCGCCGTGGACCTGGACAACACCTTGGCCGATACCAACGCCGAGATGCGGCGACTCTTCCCGGGTGCCGAGC
Encoded here:
- a CDS encoding SpoVG family protein, whose amino-acid sequence is MEIQVQKLHLFREQEGHARAICDVVLGGAWALHGVRVMEGEKGPFVALPARPESDGSYREYAHPVTAEAREALSKAVLGAYEKARARAHEREAAGALER